Proteins encoded by one window of Cydia fagiglandana chromosome Z, ilCydFagi1.1, whole genome shotgun sequence:
- the LOC134678793 gene encoding probable multidrug resistance-associated protein lethal(2)03659 yields the protein MDTGPKQRRQVNPRYTANIFSILTFGWTLETFKLGYNRDIGSNDLYAPLPEHRSDVLGNALQRAWEHEVRTTAAAESKPSLWRALIKVFGAEFMLYGLILAAMEFIIRLQQPLFLGLVLRYYNPIPDSHNNTNRYFSRLFHYYDAAGGVSWGEAVFFSLGVVLTSVVNVLVQHPFMMAAMHIGMKMRVGVCSLIYRKALRVSLQTMADNGAGLVVNLMANDVNRFDTGPLFAHYLWIGPLETLIMTMYLYRELGTAAIYGILTIAAVIPFQIFLGTRTAYYRRKTALKSDDRVRLTKEIVMGIEVIKMYTWEEPFRTLIDDVRRQEIHNIKMTSYIRGVIMSFIMFTSRFGIFVTVLVYAGAATRVTVETVFFITCYYNIIKQTMTLYFPQGVGQIAEMNVAVQRIRDYLISEECQFPPKTFEPSAGPTETIKKRVTIVVDPKVPPRAPPSPASTSNIQDNNKNQGKDKVMVNFEGASSSWIKSSDQYDAEDINLQIYSCSLTTIIGAVGSGKSTLLHMILGELPCRTGSLTTAGTASYASQEPWMFVGSVRQNILFGQPFVKSRYMEVCKVCALERDISLFPHGDRTIVGERGVSLSGGQRARINLARAIYKDADIYLLDDPLSAVDTQVAKHIFEKCIKRYLANKTVVLVTHQIQFIKSVDKIVIMDKSKILVEGALKNLNKQELSLIRVMTANVREVHEEEPSAGAEASVAQPSTVSAFRKHWSMLLDDKHADLKPEVEMQSLGRVKSSVYKEYFLAGAACPYAVGVAFMFVFAQLCASGSDSWLSIWSNAEDRLTGDATVDNIIWSESGMTRQFYVLIFGILTLATVIVALLRACMFFSLCMLSSIRLHDKMFECISRSPMSFFHANPSGRILNRFSKDLGAVDELLPQAMIDCFQIILNLVGVIVVILVMDITLLIPITAAIIIFYILRVIYIRTSGAVKRLEGITRSPVFGHLTATVQGLSTVRAFGAEALLAAEFDRHQDLHGAAWYLFITCSRAFGYFLDIICLLFIVCVTFGCIMKTDIDASTVGLAITQSISLTGIFQWGMRQSAEMENQMTSVERVLEYTNLTQEPALRAEERDKPPPDWPSDGAIHFDQLSLKYAPEGHYVLHKLQFNIQPHEKIGIVGRTGAGKSSIIQALFRLAYLEGVISIDGVNISSIGLHDLREKISIIPQEPVLFSGTMRKNLDPFGEYTDDILLSALSKVELVSDKEDSDALNKIVAEGGCNMSVGSRQLVCLARAIVRANRVLLLDEATANVDPATDALVQAAIRTHFQHCTVLTIAHRLNTVIDSDKILVLDAGRLVEYAPPHLLLQNAKGAFRRMVEQTGAAMAAELRQVAEESYKKTQE from the exons ATGGACACAGGACCAAAACAGAGACGCCAAGTAAATCCACGCTACACGGCGAACATCTTTTCTATTCTAACATTTGG ATGGACATTGGAGACGTTCAAGTTAGGTTACAATCGTGATATTGGCAGCAACGATTTATATGCGCCTCTACCAGAACACCGGTCGGATGTCTTAG GTAATGCTCTCCAGAGGGCATGGGAACACGAGGTGCGCACGACCGCAGCGGCAGAGTCCAAGCCTAGTTTATGGAGGGCGCTGATTAAAGTCTTTGGAGCAGAGTTCATGCTCTATGGACTTATCCTTGCAGCCATGGAGTTTATTATACG GCTGCAGCAACCGTTGTTTTTGGGTCTAGTGCTCCGTTACTACAATCCAATACCAGATTCGCATAACAATAC GAACCGATATTTTTCCCGGCTGTTCCACTACTACGACGCGGCGGGAGGGGTGAGCTGGGGCGAGGCGGTATTCTTCTCGCTGGGCGTGGTGCTCACGAGCGTGGTCAACGTGCTCGTGCAGCATCCCTTCATGATGGCCGCTATGCACATAGGGATGAAAATGAGAGTTGGTGTTTGCAGCTTGATTTATCGAAAG GCTTTGAGAGTGAGTCTGCAGACGATGGCTGACAACGGCGCGGGGCTGGTGGTTAACCTGATGGCAAACGATGTCAATAGATTTGACACGGGACCGTTATTCGCACACTACCTTTGGATCGGGCCCCTTGAGACCTTG ATCATGACGATGTACCTGTATCGAGAGCTGGGTACGGCAGCTATATACGGAATCCTTACAATTGCAGCAGTAATTCCGTTTCAAA TTTTTCTGGGAACACGAACGGCATACTACAGACGAAAGACAGCTTTGAAATCGGACGATCGAGTCCGACTGACGAAGGAGATCGTCATGGGAATAGAAGTGATCAAGATGTACACGTGGGAGGAACCGTTTCGAACGCTCATAGATGATGTCCGGAG GCAAGAAATCCACAACATCAAGATGACTTCATACATCCGCGGTGTGATAATGTCGTTCATAATGTTCACGTCTCGGTTCGGCATCTTCGTGACGGTGCTGGTGTACGCCGGCGCCGCGACGCGCGTCACCGTCGAGACCGTGTTCTTCATCACCTGCTACTACAACATTATCAAGCAGACCATGACGCTATACTTTCCACAGGGCGTTGGACAG ATAGCGGAAATGAATGTAGCGGTACAAAGGATACGGGACTACTTGATAAGTGAAGAATGCCAGTTTCCCCCAAAAACGTTTGAGCCGAGTGCAGGACCCACCGAAACTATCAAAAAACGTGTGACAATTGTtg TGGACCCGAAAGTACCTCCTCGCGCGCCACCAAGCCCGGCCAGCACCTCAAACATTCAAGATAACAATAAAAATCAAG GTAAAGACAAGGTGATGGTAAATTTTGAAGGAGCTTCTAGCAGCTGGATTAAGTCGAGCGACCAGTATGATGCCGAAGACATTAATCTTCAG ATATATTCTTGTTCGTTGACGACGATAATCGGAGCAGTGGGGTCGGGCAAATCTACGCTGCTGCATATGATTCTGGGAGAGCTCCCGTGCCGTACTGGCTCGCTGACCACCGCCGGCACCGCCAGCTACGCCAGCCAGGAGCCCTGGATGTTTGTCG GTTCCGTGCGCCAGAATATTTTGTTTGGCCAGCCGTTTGTAAAATCCCGTTACATGGAGGTGTGCAAAGTGTGCGCACTCGAGAGGGACATCTCGCTGTTCCCCCACGGGGACAGAACCATTGTGGGTGAGCGCGGCGTGTCTCTGAGCGGCGGGCAGCGCGCGCGGATCAACTTGGCCAGAGCCATTTATAAAGAC GCGGATATTTACTTATTGGATGATCCACTTTCAGCGGTGGATACTCAAGTTGCTAAACATATATTTGAGAAATGTATAAAAAG GTACTTGGCGAACAAAACCGTCGTTTTAGTTACCCATCAAATTCAATTTATTAAGTCTGTGGACAAAATAGTAATAATGGACAAAAGCAAGATACTCGTCGAGGGAGCTctcaaaaatttaaat AAGCAGGAGCTGAGCCTAATCCGCGTGATGACGGCCAATGTGCGTGAGGTCCACGAGGAGGAGCCGAGCGCCGGCGCGGAGGCCTCGGTGGCGCAGCCCAGCACCGTCAGCGCCTTCCGCAAGCACTGGTCCATGCTGCTGGACGACAAGCACGCG GATCTAAAACCAGAAGTAGAAATGCAATCTCTAGGGAGAGTGAAAAGTTCCGTATACAAAGAGTACTTCTTGGCCGGCGCGGCGTGCCCTTACGCGGTTGGTGTTGCGTTTATGTTCGTGTTCGCGCAACTGTGCGCTAGCGGCAGCGACTCTTGGCTCAGCATATG GAGCAACGCTGAAGATCGCTTGACTGGTGATGCCACTGTTGACAACATTATTTGGTCAGAGAGCGGCATGACCCGACAGTTCTATGTGTTAATATTTGGAATTCTCACTTTGGCTACTGTGATTGTCGCTTTACTAAGAGCGTGCATGTTCTTTTCATTGTGTATGCTGTCGTCTATAAG acTGCATGATAAAATGTTCGAATGTATTTCCCGGTCACCTATGAGCTTTTTCCATGCAAATCCTTCAGGAAGAATTCTGAACAGATTCAGCAAGGATTTGGGGGCCGTGGATGAATTACTACCACAAGCTATGATCGATTGCTTTCAG ATAATCCTAAATCTGGTCGGTGTCATCGTAGTCATCCTCGTGATGGACATCACTTTACTGATACCTATAACAGCCGCaatcataatattttacatattaagAGTTATTTATATCCGAACGAGCGGTGCTGTCAAGCGCCTTGAAGGGATTA CGCGCAGCCCGGTGTTCGGGCACCTGACGGCGACGGTGCAGGGGCTGAGCACGGTGCGCGCGTTCGGCGCCGAGGCGCTGCTGGCCGCCGAGTTCGACCGCCACCAGGACCTGCACGGCGCCGCCTGGTACCTCTTCATCACCTGCAGCCGCGCCTTCGGATACTTCCTCGACATCATTTGTCTGCTCTTCATCGTTTGCGTCACCTTCGGTTGTATAATGAAAACCG ACATAGATGCAAGTACCGTGGGGCTGGCGATCACGCAGTCGATATCTCTGACCGGCATCTTCCAGTGGGGCATGCGCCAGTCAGCCGAGATGGAGAACCAGATGACCAGCGTGGAGAGAGTGCTGGAGTACACTAACCTAACTCAAGAACCTGCTTTAAGAGCC GAAGAAAGAGATAAACCACCCCCCGACTGGCCATCCGACGGTGCCATTCACTTCGACCAGTTGAGCCTGAAGTATGCGCCGGAAGGCCATTACGTCTTGCATAAACTGCAATTCAACATACAGCCTCACGAAAAG ATAGGAATCGTGGGCAGAACTGGCGCCGGCAAGTCATCCATCATTCAGGCCCTATTCCGGCTTGCTTATTTGGAAGGTGTAATCAGCATCGACGGTGTGAACATATCTTCTATCGGCCTACATGATTTGAGGGAAAAGATATCCATCATACCGCAA GAACCAGTCTTGTTCAGTGGTACCATGCGAAAAAACTTGGATCCGTTTGGCGAATACACTGACGATATCTTGTTAAGTGCGTTGAGTAAAGTGGAACTTGTATCTGATAAAGAGGATTCGG ATGCGCTGAACAAGATCGTAGCGGAAGGCGGCTGCAACATGAGCGTGGGGTCGCGGCAGCTGGTGTGCCTGGCGCGCGCCATCGTGCGCGCCAACCGGGTGCTGCTGCTGGACGAGGCCACGGCCAACGTGGACCCGGCCACCGACGCGCTGGTGCAGGCCGCCATCCGCACGCACTTCCAGCACTGCACCGTGCTCACTATTGCCCACCGGCTCAACACGGTCATCGACTCCGATAAG ATATTAGTGCTGGACGCCGGGCGCCTGGTGGAGTACGCGCCCCCGCACCTGCTGCTGCAAAACGCGAAGGGCGCCTTCAGGCGGATGGTGGAGCAGACCGGCGCGGCCATGGCGGCCGAGCTGCGCCAGGTGGCCGAGGAG agctACAAGAAGACCCAAGAGTGA